In Pseudomonas abieticivorans, the genomic window TGTTGTCGAAGGGCTGGAAGAAGCGCACCACGTTCTCGCGAAATACCAAGGCCAGGCCGCTTTCGCCATAGGTGGGCGCGCCATACGCATGCGACAGCACGAACGGCAGCGCGTACACCGCCCCCGCCACCACGGCTGCCAGCGGCAGGCGCAGGTTCAGGTGCTGTTTCCAGCGGCCTTGGCTCAGCAGGTGTGGCAGCAGCAACAAGCCTGGCAGGATAAAGCCGATCAGGCCCTTGAACAGCGATGTCACCGCCAGTATCAGCAAGAACACCGTGTAGCGGCCCAGGCGCGTGTCGTCGGGGCCACGCCAGTACCACCACACGGCCGCGAGCACGCCGCACACGGTGAGGATATCCGCCGTGGCTACCCGCGCCCAAAAGGCAAAGTAAAACGTGGTCGCCAGCATCCAGCCGGCGATAAGCCCGGTGCCTTTGCGAAACAACTGTTCGCCTATCGAGTAAACCAACCACACGCTCAGCCACGCAGCGATCACCGAGGACAGGCGCAGCGACCAAGGCCCCAGCCCGCCCAATACCGTGGCAAAGGCGGTGATCAGCCAGTAGGAGGGTAGCGGTTTGTCGTAGTAGGGCAGCCCCTTGAGGTAGGGGTTCAAGTAGTCGCCGGTCTGCAGCATCTGCAGGGCGATGTTCGCCCAGCGGGTTTCCGGCCCCCACAGCTCGCGGCTGCCCAGGCCCAGCAACAGGATTAGCGCCGTCACGCTGAGTAACAGCAGCAGCGCGCCGCGCTCGCTTTTTAAAAATGCGCTCATGGAGGTCTTCATCAGTCAGGTGGCGCCAGCCTAGGCTCTGTAAGAACTGCATCCCGGCTCGGTCATGCTGCGTTGAAAACAGGCTCGTGCGCGAGTCCGATCGCAATGCTCATTGACAGCTGGTCAAGTCGAGCGCTCCCCTGACCTTCGCTGGAATTCATTTCGTGCAGAGCCTAGGCAGGGTGATGTGACGCCTGTGTAAGGGAAATGAGAAAAAGTCGTCACACGAACGAATTATCGACATGTGTTGCGTTTTACTGTGCTGCAAACCTGCCCTCTGGACACTGCCCGCCCATGACCTCGCGCCCCACGCTGACGCTGTTGATACTGCTGTGCCTGTTGTTTTTCGCAGCACTGGGCAATCATGAATTACAAGGCTCCACCGAGCCTCGCGTAGCGGGCATCGCCATGGAAATGCACCTGCACGGCGACTGGGTCACGCCCAGGCTCAATGGCGAGCCTTTCCTGGAAAAACCGCCGTTGAGCCTGTGGCTCGACGCAGGCTTCATGAAACTGTTCGGGCCCACCACTTGGGCGGTGCGCTTGGCGTCGGCGCTGGCCGGGCTGTTTTGCGTACTGGGCCTGTACGCCGTGCTGCGCAGCCTGGGCCGCCCAGTGTGGGTGGCCTGGGGCGCGGCGCTGCTGCTTGCGACCATGGGCAGCTTTTGGGGCAACGTGCGTCAGGTGGGCGAGGACGCCTTGTTGTGCCTGGGCGTGACCCTGTCCCTGCTAGCGTACCTGCGCATCAGCCAGGGCGGGCAGGCGCGGTGGTGGGGCCTGTTTGCCGCCGGCATCGCCATTGCCACCTTGAGCAAGGGCGTGCTGGGCCTGGCCTTGCCGGGCGTGGTGATCTTTGCCTGGCTTGTGGCCGACAGCCTGTTGCACAAGCGCTTGCGCCTGGGCGCTTGGCTCAAGCCTGCGGCCGCGACCTTGGTGGGTGTGCTGCCGTTGCTGGTGTGGCTGGGTTTTCTGTACCGCGACGGCGGTGCCGGTGCATTGGCCGATGTGCTGTGGGCCAACAGCGTGGGGCGCTTCGATGGCTCGTTCGAAGCGGCAGGGCATTTCGAACCGTTTTATTACTACCTGGCCAAATTGCCGGAAGCCTTCCTGCCCTGGAACCTGTTGGTGTACCTGGGCCTATGGCATTTTCGCAAGCAGTGGCGCGCCAACCCCTACCTGTTGTTTTTCAGCCTGTGGCTGCTGGCGCAGTTCGCGTTGCTGACCTTGGCGTCGAGCAAACGGACCGTCTACCTGATGTCCCTGGCACCGGCGGCAGCGGTGATCGCCATGGAGTACCTGAGGCTGCTGCGAGAACGTTATGGCGATCGCTGGCCAAAAGCGCCGCGCGCGGCTCAAGGGGTGTTGGCGGTGGTGATCTGCAGCTACCTGGCGGTGGCAGTGTGGGTACTGCCACGCCAGGATGCGCAACAGTCCTTCCTGCCCCTGACCGAGCTGATCCGCTCGTTGGAGCAAGACGGTAAGCAGGTGGTGCTCTACACCCCCAGCGAGCGTCTGGC contains:
- a CDS encoding ArnT family glycosyltransferase; translation: MTSRPTLTLLILLCLLFFAALGNHELQGSTEPRVAGIAMEMHLHGDWVTPRLNGEPFLEKPPLSLWLDAGFMKLFGPTTWAVRLASALAGLFCVLGLYAVLRSLGRPVWVAWGAALLLATMGSFWGNVRQVGEDALLCLGVTLSLLAYLRISQGGQARWWGLFAAGIAIATLSKGVLGLALPGVVIFAWLVADSLLHKRLRLGAWLKPAAATLVGVLPLLVWLGFLYRDGGAGALADVLWANSVGRFDGSFEAAGHFEPFYYYLAKLPEAFLPWNLLVYLGLWHFRKQWRANPYLLFFSLWLLAQFALLTLASSKRTVYLMSLAPAAAVIAMEYLRLLRERYGDRWPKAPRAAQGVLAVVICSYLAVAVWVLPRQDAQQSFLPLTELIRSLEQDGKQVVLYTPSERLAGAGVFYSRSLLRALQTEDQLNGYLLASADHVAVMERDDDPPAPLVVLHKVVVGERAYYFVVR